The Papaver somniferum cultivar HN1 unplaced genomic scaffold, ASM357369v1 unplaced-scaffold_107, whole genome shotgun sequence genome includes a region encoding these proteins:
- the LOC113328003 gene encoding uncharacterized protein LOC113328003, whose protein sequence is MESKARGFKIGRIYYVHPTTGEKYYLRILLNVQKGCKNYNDIKTVGGTIHLTFKAACLALGLLEDDGEWHRAIQEAAETHTAEDIKYEQIKFYGDSARTLANEVLKNYTLQEIEKIFWKHNRTLREDEFSGIPYPDMSELDIPKNTLIHEELNYDRDILLTKAEDLKNGLNIKQVLAFNEISRSVEQNDGRLFFVYGSGGTGKTYLWSTLIASLRSQGKIVLAVASSGIASLLLPGGHTTHSRFKIPLKLNETSCCNLFKKTDLAELLCKVDLIIWDEAPMMHRNALEEVQRALDDLMMEANNDKKLLFRKKHWC, encoded by the exons ATGGAAAGTAAGGCAAGGGGCTTCAAGATTGGGCGTATCTACTATGTGCATCCAACAACCGGTGAGAAATACTACCTGCGTATTTTATTGAATGTGCAAAAAGGTTGCAAAAACTATAATGATATTAAAACAGTGGGTGGAACGATTCATCTTACATTCAAAGCCGCCTGTTTGGCACTAGGATTGTTGGAAGATGATGGTGAATGGCACAGAGCCATTCAGGAAGCAGCAGAAACACATACAG CAGAAGACATCAAGTACGAACAAATAAAGTTTTACGGAGATTCAGCACGAACCCTAGCCAATGAAGTCTTGAAAAACTATACGCTACAGGAAATTGAGAAGATTTTCTGGAAACATAATCGAACTTTAAGGGAGGATGAATTTTCGGGTATACCATACCCAGACATGTCTGAATTAGACATTCCTAAAAACACCCTTATTCATGAAGAACTAAACTATGACAGAGATATTCTACTGACAAAGGCAGAGGATTTGAAGAACGGATTAAACATAAAACAAGTATTGGCGTTTAACGAGATTTCAAGGTCAGTAGAACAGAATGATGGTCGTCTGTTTTTTGTCTATGGAAGTGGTGGAACAGGTAAGACATACCTCTGGAGTACCCTTATTGCTTCCCTTCGGTCACAGGGTAAAATTGTTCTAGCAGTTGCTTCTTCTGGAATAGCATCACTGCTATTACCAGGTGGTCATACAACTCATTCAAGGTTCAAGATTCCATTGAAGCTGAATGAAACATCCTGCTGCAATCTATTTAAAAAAACAGATCTAGCTGAGTTATTGTGCAAAGTAGATTTGATTATATGGGATGAAGCACCAATGATGCACAGGAATGCACTTGAAGAAGTTCAAAGAGCTCTTGATGATTTAATGATGGAAGCGAATAACGATAAGAAGTTATTATTCAGGAAAAAACACTGGTGTTAG
- the LOC113328004 gene encoding ATP-dependent DNA helicase PIF1-like codes for MYPDFLKRMLEKEYLAERSILTPTNEYFHKINSHVLSSVPGKEYTYLSADSIGPESSEYHSCVVFYDREFLNKHEESGMASHKLTLKVGVLIMLLRNLSNTDGLCNGTRLIVTRLGDTVIEAEILTGPGCGNRVFMPRILMTTPETSLPFILHRRQFPVRICYAMTINKSQGQSLPNVGVYLEEPVFSNDQLYVAISRTTRRQGLKILIKKNGKETDGDESYQNMLLRQFPDRKTCKKRKIDDEDNEADLFYQKWSKATIPEEKTKVIIKTMQHYGQKMMPWMVEIRQAYKSQQGADRDQHAFLKASSDAMESMEELDYPENALIL; via the exons ATGTATCCAGACTTTTTGAAAAGAATGCTTGAAAAGGAGTACCTTGCTGAACGAAGTATACTGACGCCCACGAATGAATAttttcacaagataaattcacATGTCTTATCATCTGTGCCAG GAAAAGAATATACATATTTAAGTGCGGATTCAATCGGACCAGAGTCATCAGAATATCACTCATGTGTTGTTTTCTACGACAGAGAATTCCTCAACAAGCATGAGGAATCTGGAATGGCAAGCCACAAGTTAACTCTAAAGGTTGGAGTACTAATTATGCTTCTGCGTAATCTTAGCAACACGGATGGACTATGCAATGGCACAAGGTTAATTGTGACCCGGTTAGGAGATACAGTGATTGAAGCTGAAATACTCACAGGTCCAGGTTGTGGAAATAGGGTTTTCATGCCACGAATACTTATGACTACACCTGAGACAAGTTTACCCTTTATTTTACACAGAAGGCAATTTCCAGTAAGAATTTGCTATGCCATGACAATAAATAAAAGTCAGGGGCAAAGCCTACCAAATGTGGGAGTTTACTTGGAAGAACCTGTTTTCTCCAATGACCAGCTTTATGTAGCCATTTCAAGAACCACTAGAAGACAAGGCTTGAAAATATTGATCAAGAAGAATGGGAAAGAAACAGACGG GGATGAGTCCTACCAGAATATGTTACTGAGACAGTTTCCAGATCGGAAGACCTGTAAAAAAAGGAAAATTGATGATGAAGACAATGAAGCAGACTTATTCTATCAAAAATGGTCCAAAGCCACCATCCCTGAAGAGAAGACCAAGGTTATCATTAAAACAATGCAGCATTATGGACAAAAGATGATGCCTTGGATGGTTGAAATCAGGCAAGCTTACAAATCACAGCAAGGTGCAGATAGAGATCAACATGCCTTTCTGAAAGCAAGCTCAGATGCAATGGAATCAATGGAGGAATTGGACTACCCTGAAAATGCCTTGATATTATAG